Proteins from a genomic interval of Acidimicrobiales bacterium:
- a CDS encoding serine hydrolase, producing the protein MPFDMDIQFGLGFMLSTGILALGGPRPSGTFGGGGSVGWADPDAELAVGYVMNRMEMGLAGDPRSATLVEACYAAIG; encoded by the coding sequence GTGCCGTTCGACATGGACATCCAGTTCGGCCTGGGCTTCATGTTGAGCACCGGCATCCTCGCTCTGGGCGGCCCTCGCCCTTCGGGCACTTTCGGGGGCGGCGGCTCCGTCGGTTGGGCCGACCCCGACGCCGAGCTGGCCGTCGGGTACGTGATGAACCGCATGGAGATGGGCCTGGCAGGGGACCCCCGCAGCGCCACCCTGGTCGAGGCCTGCTACGCGGCCATCGGCTGA
- a CDS encoding serine hydrolase, with translation MEALENQHLYWHLGSQHGYYATTFGWLVGEVIRRVTGRSGDVPAREVADPLASTCGSASRRSRSTGSHSSSACSRLASASRPSPTPATIRCCSPCPSSSAPSPGWARPCSPARAAPSPIRTSELPGHAGCRGPVGQRGR, from the coding sequence GTGGAGGCGCTGGAGAACCAGCACCTGTACTGGCACCTGGGGTCGCAGCATGGGTACTACGCCACCACCTTCGGGTGGCTGGTGGGCGAGGTCATCCGGCGGGTCACCGGCCGCAGCGGGGACGTACCTGCGCGAGAGGTGGCTGACCCGCTGGCCTCGACCTGTGGATCGGCCTCCCGGAGGAGCAGGAGCACCGGGTCGCACTCCTCATCAGCATGCTCCCGCCTGGCGTCAGCGTCGAGGCCCTCGCCGACCCCGGCCACGATCCGGTGCTGCAGCCCATGTCCCAGTTCCTCGGCCCCGAGTCCAGGTTGGGCAAGGCCCTGTTCGCCTGCCCGGGCGGCGCCCTCACCGATCAGGACATCTGAACTCCCGGGCCATGCGGGCTGCAGAGGTCCCGTCGGCCAACGGGGTCGGTGA